TTCTTCCAGAGACAATCCTTCAAATTCGGTGCCGGGAATCAAATTATTCAAATTCGTAACATAAGCTTGGTGATGTTTGCCGTAGTGATACTCGAGAGTTTCTTCGGAAATGTGCGGCGCCAAGTTGTTTTTGGCATAAGGCAAAGCAGGAAGTTCGAAAGCCATTTGATAAAATCCTTAAATCAGTTGAACATAAGAAAACTAAATACCCGGAATTCCCACGTATTTAGTCAACTAATACTTTAACATTGCTTGCGTTTCAAGCAAAGTCCACGTGGTAAACGTCTGTTCACGTTTATTCCGACCTTTTCAAGCGTCATCCGTTCCCCAAGATTATTTTAAAGGCCTGGGTGCGGTTGTTTTACAATACCTCTCCCCCAACTGTTTTTTCCGATAAGGCCATGGCATTAGAAGTCGAACATAAATTTTTACTCGCGAATGAAAACTGGCGGCAAGCGGTCGAGCGCTCCGAAATATTCAGGCAAGGTTATCTAAGCTCACAACCGACCAGTTCGATTCGGGTCAGAATTTGCGAACGCCGGGCTTGGTTGAACATCAAAAGCGCCACGGTAGGCACTCACCGGCTCGAATATGAATACGAGATCCCGGTTACCGACGCTGAAGAGATTATGGCCCATTTATGCAAAAAACCATTGATCGAAAAAACCCGGCATTATGTCCGGCACGGCAACGACCTCTGGGAAATCGATGAATTCGAAGGCGCGAACCAGGGCCTGATCGTGGCGGAAATCGAACTTGACGAAATCGGCCGGGCTTTTGACAAACCTGCCTGGCTAGGTGCGGAAGTCACCGATGATTTGCGTTATTACAACAATAACCTCGCTTTACATCCTTATTCCGAATGGGGTGAAAAACCATAAACAGCCGATATTGTTCGGCACATTATCTTTCAACAACCCTTTGTTATAAATACAAGATTTTCCCTATTGCCGGGAGAGGTCGAGAGCGTCTGGCATAGAGAAAAATTTTTTAGAAAAGCGTTGAATTGCGGCGAAGATTCCTCTATAGTTCGCTGTATGAAAAAAACTACTTTTGTTGCATTATTACTACTATCGAGCCAGTGTGTTGCGGATAATCTCGGCAGTACATTGCAATCGATCGAAAGCGAATGGGCCTCTATCTACTATAAGACCCCCAAGGCCAGGCAAGGCAGCGCCTATCGACAGCTCCTGGAGAAAGCGACGCTGCTCAAAAAACAACACCCGAAAGCGGCCGAGCCGATTTTTTGGGAGGCCGTCATCAAAGCGACCTCGGCCGATACCCAAAGTGCCCTCTCCGCGCTGTCGTTAGTCAACGAAGCCAAGGAACTGCTGCTAGAAGCAATCAACATCAATCCGAACGCGATGGACGGCTCCGCCTACGTCACTCTCGGCACCCTGTATTACATGGTACCGAAGTGGCCTATCGCATTCGGCGACAACGATAAAGCCAAAGAACTGCTTGAAACCGCGCTCGAAATCAATCCGAACGGCATCGACAGCAATTATTATTACGGCGATTTTCTGCTAACGCAAGATCGGCCGAAAGAAGCCAAAAAATATTTCGAACACGCGGCCAATGCACCGGCACGCCCGGAGCAGGTTTTTGCGGATAGCCAGTTGAAAACGGAAGCGCAAAAAGCGCTCGACAAGATCCGGAAAGAGG
The genomic region above belongs to Methylomicrobium agile and contains:
- a CDS encoding CYTH domain-containing protein, translated to MALEVEHKFLLANENWRQAVERSEIFRQGYLSSQPTSSIRVRICERRAWLNIKSATVGTHRLEYEYEIPVTDAEEIMAHLCKKPLIEKTRHYVRHGNDLWEIDEFEGANQGLIVAEIELDEIGRAFDKPAWLGAEVTDDLRYYNNNLALHPYSEWGEKP
- a CDS encoding tetratricopeptide repeat protein, whose amino-acid sequence is MQSIESEWASIYYKTPKARQGSAYRQLLEKATLLKKQHPKAAEPIFWEAVIKATSADTQSALSALSLVNEAKELLLEAININPNAMDGSAYVTLGTLYYMVPKWPIAFGDNDKAKELLETALEINPNGIDSNYYYGDFLLTQDRPKEAKKYFEHAANAPARPEQVFADSQLKTEAQKALDKIRKEETGKKLVASFSNASSIRY